Within Streptomyces roseirectus, the genomic segment CAAGATCACGTCGTGGGCCGCGATCATCGCCGTCCCGACGATGGTCTGCGGGGTCTACGGCATGAACTTCGACCACATGCCCGAGCTGCGCTGGAAGTACGGCTACCCGATGGTCATGGCCGTCATCGTGACCATGTGCTTCGGCATCCACCGCACTCTCAAGCGCAACGGCTGGCTCTAGGCTGACGCCATGACGTCCCCCCTGAACCGGGCCCTCGTCGAAGAGGCCACGAAGAAGTCCGGCCTCGTCTGGGTCAAGGGCTCCGACGCCCCCGCCCGCCCGCTGTGGCACGCCTGGCACGAGGGCGCGGCCCACGTCCTGGGCGACGGCCCCGGCGAACAGCCTCTGACCGGGCTCTCGGAGGGGGGCACGGCGGAGGTGACGGTCCGCAGCAAGGACAAGGGGGGCCGCCTGGTGACGTGGACGGCCCAGGTCGCGCGCGTCGAGCCGGGCACCCCCGAATGGGACGCGGCCGTAGCGGAGTTGAAGACCAAGCGCCTCAACGCCCCCGACGGCGAGGCGATGGTGGGGAGATGGGCGAGGGAGTGCCGGCTGCTGCGCCTGGAGCCGACGGGCGAGACCCTGCCCGCGCCGGAAGGGGACTTGGCGGCGCGGCCGGTGCCCACCCCGGCGACGACCAGGGAACCGATCCCGGCGGCGGTCCCCCGCCTGCTGTTCAAGAAACGCCGGTGACGTCCCTGAACCCCCCTCGATCCCTGCCCCCCGATCCCTGAATCCCCTTCAGGACGCCGGTAGTTGCTTCCCGTAGTCGACGGTCTCGTCCTTCGGCGGTTCGGTGAGCGTGAAGTCCTGCCCCCACGACGAGAACGCCAACGAGCCCGCGCTGCCCGCGCGTTGGAGGAGCAGGGGGTACGGCTCCCCCTTCAGGGAGACGTCCAGCGTGCCGCCGGCGCCCTTGTCACCCGTAATTCTGATCGTGCGGGTACCCGCCTGTTCGTGATGACCGTCTTTGGAGAGGGACCCGTGAAGGGCCAGGAGCGCGTCGAGGAGGAGGTCCTTGTCCGTGAAGCCGCTGAACTTCGTGTACGAGGGATCGCCGGAGGGGATCTTGACGTACTTGCCGTCGAGCTTGCCGGCGGCGGCGGTCGCGTCGCCGTCCTGCTTCCAGAACTCGGCGTCGGCCTTGAGGTACAGCTCCTCGCCGACGCGCAGGAGCTGGAAGGTCGTGCCCTGGGAGGAGACGGTCCCGGTGCCGCCGTCCTCCTTGAGCCGCATGTCGAGACGGTACGTCCGCCCGCTGGTCAGGACGGTCCCGGACAGCCGCACGGCGCCGGCCGAGGAGGCCGCCGTCCGCGCCCGCTCGTGGATCTTGTCCGCCCCGAGCTTGCCGACCCCGTTGGTGCCCGCGTCGGGATCCTCGCCGCAGCCGCTGACCCCGAGGGCGAGCGCGCACACCGCCCCCAGCAGCGCGGTGCGGGTACGGGCCGGGGCGGAAACGGTCACGGAGGACGCTCACTTTCAGCGCGGTCTGAGCAGAAGCGGGGGGCGGCGTACGGCAGCGTACCGGGGTCGCGAAGACCCGGCGGACGCGGTCCTTCCACCCCACTCACCAGCGCGTATCCGATCGGGACGGGCTAGCCTTAAGCCCTCCCGAGCCGACATTCCGGACCATTGCAAAGGAACCCCAGTCATGGCAGCCGGCGCCCCCCGGATCTTCGTCTCGCACCTCTCCGGCATCGCCGTCTTCGATCCGAACGGCGACCAGGTCGGCCGCGTCCGCGACCTGGTCGTCATGCTGCGTCCCGCCCGCAGAGCGCCCCGGCTGCTCGGCCTGGTCGTCGAGCTGTCCACCCGCCGCCGGATCTTCCTGCCGATGACGCGGGTGACCGGCGTGCAGTCGGGCCAGGTCCTGACGACCGGCGTCCTGAACGTCCGCCGCTTCGAGCAGCGTCCGACCGAGCGCCTGGTCTTCGGTGAACTCCTCGACCGCCGCGTCACCCTCGCGGAGTCCGGCGAGGAGGCGACCGTCCTCGACCTGTCGGTGCAGCAGCTGCCGTCCCGCAGGGAGTGGGAGGTGGACCGCGTCTTCCTGCGCAAGGGACGCAGGGCGAGCGCGTTCCGCAGGGCGAAGGGCGAGGCGGTGACCGTGGAGTGGGCCGCCGTCGACGGCATCTCCTTGGAGGAGGAGGGGCAGGGCGCCGAGAACCTGCTCGCGACGTTCGAGCAACTGCGCCCGGCGGACCTGGCGAACGTCCTGCACCACCTCTCCGCCAAGCGGCGCGGCGAGGTCGCGGCGGCCCTCGACGACGACCGCCTCGCCGACGTCCTCGAAGAGCTCCCGGAGGACGACCAGATCGAGATCCTGGGCAAGCTGAAGGAGGAGCGCGCGGCGGACGTCCTGGAGGCGATGGACCCGGACGACGCGGCCGACCTGCTCGCCGAGCTGCCCGAGGCCGACCAGGAGCGGCTGCTGTCGCTGATGGAGCCGGACGACGCGGCGGACATGCGGCGCCTGCTGACCTACGAGGAGCACACGGCGGGCGGTCTGATGACGACCGAGCCGATCATCCTGCGCCCGGACGCGACCGTCGCCGACGCGCTCGCCCGCATCCGCGAACCCGACCTCTCCCCCGCGCTGGCCGCGCAGATCTACGTCTGCCGCCCGCCCGACGAGACGCCGACCGGCAAGTACCTCGGCACGGTCCACTTCCAGCGCCTGCTGCGCGACCCCCCGTACACGCTGGTCGGCTCGATCATCGACGACGACCTGCGGCCCCTCGACCCGGACGCCGCGCTGCCCGAGGTCGCCGGGTTCTTCGCGACGTACGACATGGTCGCGGCGCCGGTCGTCGACGAGTCGGGGTCGCTGCTGGGCGCGGTGACGGTGGACGACGTGCTGGACCACATGCTGCCGCAGGACTGGCGCGAGACGGAGTTCCACTTCGGGGAGGAGACGGTGACCGATGGCGTCTGACACCACGGGACGGAAGCGGGCCGGGGCGACGCCGGAGGCCAAGAACCGGGTGCGGGTGAGGCTCGACCAGCCGAAATCGCCCCGGCGGCGGCTGGTGCCCGAGTGGGACCCGGAGGCGTTCGGGCGGCTGTCGGAGCGGATCGCGCGGTTCCTGGGGACGGGGCGGTTCATCGTCTGGATGACCGTCGTCATCGTCGCCTGGGTGCTGTGGAACATCTTCGCGCCGGCGGGCCTGCGGTTCGACAACTACCCGTTCATCTTCCTCACGCTGATGCTCTCCCTCCAGGCGTCCTACGCCGCCCCGCTGATCCTGCTCGCGCAGAACCGGCAGGACGACCGGGACCGGGTCAACCTCGAACAGGACCGCAAGCAGAACGAGCGGTCGATCGCGGACACCGAGTACCTGACGCGGGAGATCGCCGCGCTGCGGATCGGGCTCGGGGAGGTGGCGACCCGGGACTGGATCAGGTCCGAGCTGCAGGACCTCGTCAAGGAGCTGGAGGAGCGCAGGGACGGGCACGTCGTATTCCCGGCGGAACGGTCATCTCTGCGTGACGTAGACGACCGCTGAGGGGCGTGTGGGGGACCACCGCGGCCGCCGTACCATCGTCTGTATGGCTAGCGAAGACGCGGTGCGCGAGGCACTGGCGACGGTGAACGACCCCGAGATCAACCGGCCCATCACCGAGCTGGGGATGGTCAAATCGGTGGAGATCGGCGCGGACGGCGTGGTCGCGGTGGCGGTGTATCTGACCGTCTCCGGCTGCCCGATGCGCGACACGATCACGCAGCGCGTGACGGACGCGGTCGCCGCGCTGGACGGCGTCAGCCGGGTCGACGTCACGCTCGACGTGATGAGCGACGAGCAGCGCAAGGAGCTGGCGAACGCGCTGCGCGGCGGCCAGGCCGAGCGCGAGGTGCCCTTCGCGAAGCCGGGCTCCCTCACCCGCGTCTACGCGGTCGCCTCCGGCAAGGGGGGCGTCGGCAAGTCGTCCGTGACGGTCAACCTCGCCGCCGCGATGGCCGCCGACGGCCTCAAGGTAGGTGTCGTCGACGCCGACATCTACGGCCACTCGGTGCCCCGGATGCTTGGCGCGGACGGTCTGCCGACCCAGGTCGAGAACATGATCATGCCGCCGTCCGCGAACGGCGTGAAGGTCATCTCCATCGGGATGTTCACGCCGGGCAACACGCCCGTCGTCTGGCGTGGGCCGATGCTCCACCGGGCGCTCCAGCAGTTCCTCTCGGACGTCTACTGGGGCGACCTGGACGTCCTGCTGCTGGACCTCCCGCCCGGCACCGGTGACATCGCGATCTCCGTCGCGCAGTTGGTCCCCAACGCCGAGATCCTGGTGGTGACGACGCCTCAGCAGGCCGCCGCCGAGGTCGCCGAGCGCGCCGGGTCCATCGCCGTCCAGACCCACCAGAAGATCGTCGGCGTCGTCGAGAACATGTCCGGCCTGCCCTGCCCGCACTGCGGCGAGATGCTGGACGTCTTCGGCACGGGCGGCGGCCAGTTGGTCGCGGACGGCCTGACCCGCACGACCGGCGCCACGGTCCCGGTCCTCGGCTCGATCCCGATCGACGTCCGTCTCCGCGAGGGCGGCGACGACGGCAGGCCGGTCGTCCTGACGGACCCGGAGAGCCCGGCGGGCGCCGCGCTGCGGGGCATCGCGGGGAAGCTGGGCGGCAGGCAGCGGGGGCTTTCGGGGCTGTCCTTGGGGATCACGCCGAAGAACAAGTTCTGAAAGAGCCTTTGGCTTTCAGGGGCGCGGGGCTGTACCGATGTGCGGCTCCGCGCCCCGGCGAGCAGGCGCTACGCGTACTCGCCGATGTCCTTGATGGTCGAGAACCCCAGCCCGTACGCGCTCATCCCGCGCCCGTAGGCCCCGAGGTGCACCCCTTGCTGGGTGGACCCGGCGAGCACCCAGCCGAACTCGGACTCCCGGTAGTGGAACGGGGTGGGCACCCCGTCGACCGGGAGGGTCAGGGTCGACCAGTCCTCCCCGTCGAGGTCGTCCGCGAGGACCCAGGCCGTCTCGGTCTGCTGGTCCAGCCAGTCGTCGCGCAGGCTGTGGTCCATCTGGCCGGGCCAGGTGAACGACAGCAGCCCGACCCCGGCGAGCCACGCGGCGGACGACACGGACGTCGCCTCCAGCAGGCCCGTGCCGTCGGCGCTGCGGCGGGACGGATTCGCCGCGACGGTCACGACGACCGCGAACTTGCCCCGGTCCTCACCGGCGGTCTCGTGCCGGACGGACGGCTCGTCGCCGTGTCCGACGGACCCGTGCTCGACGGCGCCGTCAGCCGCCGTGCCGACCTGCATCAGCCAGCGGCGCCCCGTGAACGCCTCGTCGAGGCCGTACCAGGGGAAGGGCGCCTCCAGGAAGCCGTCGACGGTGCGCCGGGCGGAGGGGACGGGTTGTCCGCCCTCCGTGACCGGCGCCTGCGCGACCGCTCGACTCGTCGTCTCCATCTGCCCGGACGCCTCCTCGCTCTCGGCGGACCCGTCCGGCCCGCCCCCCTTCGGGCGCACGCGTCAGGTCCGCACAACAACTCGGCAGCATATCCACCCGGGTGAGCGCCCCGGGCGCACGGCTCAGGTGGCGTCGTAGTCGAAGGGGGGCCGGCCGTCGTCGGTCGGCTTCTTCGTGAGGTCGGTCCTGGGGGCGTCCGGGGTGGTGTCGGGCTTGGTCATGTCGACCTTGCCGGGGGGAAGGGGCGTGGCGGCGGACTCGGCGGTCGTGTGGACCGCGTCGGCGACCTCCGCCATCTCCTTCTTCAGGTCGAACCCGTTGCGGATCTCCTTGAGCCCCAGGTCGTCGTTCTCCAGCTGCTTGCGGATGAACGTCTTGGGGTTCAGGTCCTCGAACTCGAAGTCCTTGAACTCGGGGCCCAGCTCGGTCCGGATGTCCTGCTTGGCGCTCTCCGAGAACTCGCGGATCTTACGGATCGTCCGCGACACGTCCTGGATGACCTTGGGGAGCTTGTCCGGACCGAAGATGAGCACGGCCAGGACAGCGAGGGTCACCAGCTCAAGCGGTCCTATGTCATTGAACACCTGAAGCTCCTTGCGATGTCCGCGGTCCTCGGCCCTCCGCGGTGCCGGCGGGTTCTTCCGTGGTCCGGGCCGCGTCCACGGTACCTGTCACACCTGTCGGACCGGTACCGCCCGGACCCTTCCAAACCGTCCCGGACGGGGGGTTTTCCTGGATGTTTGCCCAGGGCGAAGGGCCTGTGCGGGCCCTCTGTGAGGTTTCCGTCAGTTCCCACGCCCACCGTTTTCTCACCCGCCCGCCGTCCCCAGCACCAGCGACAACGTCATCGGCTTCCCCTTGCGGACGACGGTCAGCTCCAGCTTGTCGCCCGGCCGGTGCGCCCTGACCTTGACGATGAGTTCGTCGCTGGAGGCGACCGGCTTGCCGTCCACCTCGGTGATGACGTCCCCCGGCTCGATCCCCGCGAGGTCGCCGGGCCCGCCGACGCTCACCGGCGGACCGGCCTCCCCGCTGTCCGTCCGCACCCGCGCGCCCTCGCCCTCGTACGCGAGGTCCAGGGTGATCCCGATCACCGGATGCGTGGCCTTGCCGTTGGCGATCAGCTCCTCGGCGATGCGTTTTCCCTGGTTGACGGGGATGGCGAAACCGAGTCCGACGGATCCCGCCTGGCCGGTCCCCTCGTCGGTGCCGCCCGCCGAGCGGATCGCGGAGTTGATGCCGATGACCTGGCCGCGGGCGTCCAGGAGGGGGCCGCCGGAGTTTCCCGGGTTTATCGGCGCGTCCGTCTGGAGCGCGTCCACGTACGACACGTCGCTGCCGTCGCCGCCCGCGGTGATCGGACGTTCCTTCGCGCTGATGATGCCGGAGGTGACGGTGCCGGAGAGGTCGAAGGGGGCGCCGATCGCGACGACCGGGTCACCCACCTGCACGCCGTCGGAGTTGCCGAGGGGAAGGGGGGTGAGGTTCCGCACGCCCCTCACCTTGACGACCGCGAGGTCGTAGCCGGCGTCCCGGCCGACGATCTCGCCCTCGACCGCCTGTCCGCCGTTGAAGACGACCGTTATCTCGCCGCCGCTGCCCGCCGGCTTCACGACGTGGTTGTTGGTCAGGATGTAGCCCCGGTCGTCGAGCACGAAGCCCGTGCCGGTGCCCGACTCGCCGCCGCCCTTCACATGCAGCGTCACGACGCTCGGCAGCGCCCTCGCCGCGATCCCGGCGACGCTGTCGGCGTCCCGTCCGCTCGGCGCGGGCGGTGCCTGCGGCAGCTCGATCCCGCCGATGCCGTTCCGCTCCAACTGGACGCCTACGATGCCGCCCAGGCCGCCGGAGACCAGCGCCAGCAGCAGCGCGCCCGCGATCAGCCCCTTCCGCCGCTCCCGCTTCCGCTGCGCCTCACTGGGCACACTCCCGCCGGTCTGCTGCAACGGGGACGCCGCCCAGGGGTCGTAGCGGGCCCAGGGGTCACCGCCGCTCGTGGCACCGGGGTGCTGGACCGGCGGAGCGGGGGCCCAGGGGCCCGGGTGACCGTAGGGGGGCGTGCTGTAGGCGTCGGCGGTGTGGAGGGGGTGTGGGGAGGGGTCGGGGATGTGGGAGGGGGTGTGAGGGCTAGGGCTGGGGTGGTCGGGGGCAGGGGTGGAGGCGTGGGCGTGGGGCTGGTCGAGCGCGGAGGGCTCCGGGAGGCGGGTGAGGGGTGGTTGGGGGGCGGGGGTGTCCGGTGCCGCCCCTGCGGCGGGGGGCTGGACGGGGGCTGCGGGGACGCCGGGTGCCTCCTCGGCGGAGGGCTGGGCGAGGGCTGGGGCGTGGGCGGCCGGGGCTTCCCCGGCAGAGGGCCGGGCGGAGGCCACAGGGACGGCCGGGGCTTCCCCGGCGAGGGCCTGCGCGGGAGCTGCGGGGACGCCGGGTGCCTCCTCGGCGGAGGGCTGGGCGAGGGCTGGGGCGTGGACGTCCGGGGCTTCCCCGGCAGAGGGCCGGGCGGAGGCCACAGGGACGGCCGGGGCTTCCCCGGCGAGGGCCTGCGCGGGAGCTGCGGGGACGCCGGGTGCCTCCTCGGCAGAGGGCCGGGCGAGGGCTGGGGCGTGGGCGGCCGGGGCTTCCCCGGCGAGGGCCTGCGCGGGAGCTGCGAGGGCGCCGGGTGCCTCCTCGGCAGAGGGCTGGGCGAGGACTGGGGAGTGGACGTCCGGGGCTTGCCCAGCGAGGGCCTGCGCGGGAGCTGCGGGGACGCCGGGTGCCTCCCCGGCGGAGGGCTGGGCGAGGACTGGGGAGTGGACGTCCGGGGCTTGCCCAGCGAGGGCCTGCGCGGGAGCTGCGAGGACGCCGGGTGCCTCCCCGGCAGAGGGCCGGGCGGAGGCCGCGTGGGCGGCCGGGGCTTGCCCAGCGAGGGCCTGCGCGGGAGCTGCGAGGGCGCCGGGTGCCTCCCCGGCAGAGGGCTGGGCGGAGGCCGCGTGGGCGGCCGGGGCTTGCCCGGCGAGGGACTGTGCGGGAGCTGCGGGGGTGTCCGGTGCCTCCCCGGCGAGGGGTCGTGCGGGGGTTTCAGGGGTGGCCGGTGTCCTCGTGGGTCCGGGCTCCTCCTTCATCAGCGACACCGTCGGCTCCTCCTGGCTCTCCGGACGGCTCGGCTCGTGGTGCGTGCCGCCCTCCTCGGGGCGGGCCTCTTCGGGGCGGGCCAGCTCGAAGTCGCCGTCGGTCTCGTCCGTCTGCCCAGCCCTCAAATCCGCCGCTCCTTCGACAACTTCGGGTTCCCCGGCCCCATGGCCCACAGCTTCTCCGCCCCTCCGCGACGCTCCCGTGCCGTCCGGTGTCCTCGGCTCCTCGTCCATGCTCTCCCCACCAGCCGACCGGAGCCGGACACCTGGACGGCTGGTCGGACGTCGTCTGCGCGTCCGGCCGGGTAGGCGTGGACGCGGGTTCTCGCTGGATTCAACCAGGTCGGGTCACCGTGCGCAGGGGTGGCGTCCCGCAGGGTGGTGCGGCCGTGCGGGGCGCCGGAGGCGGGGCGGGGGCGGGGCGGGGGTCGTCCGGCCGTCTTACCTGCTGCTCGCGGGCGTCGGTGTGCCGATGCGGTGCGGTGACGCTCGTGTGCGTCGGCGCCCGCCGCCCAGGGCTCGGCCGACGGATCCGACGACTCGGGCCGAGGCGCGGGGCCCGGTGTGCGCTCCCCCACGCCGTTTCGAGCGGGACGGGTCGGGGGGATCGCCGTCGACCAGACCGGCGGGCTACCTGTCGCCCCTTCACCCCGGCTCACGGCCACACGCCCCGGACGCCCCTCTACCCCGGCCCACGGCCCACGCGCCCCGAACGCCGGGGCTGCGTCGGCGTCAGCGTTCAGCGGGCCTCGGGCGCGGAGGCCGTGCCGGGGGACAGGAGCCCGGGGGTCGTGGGCCAGGTCGCGGAGAGGGGGCGTATCAGCGGGGACATGGCGGCGGCGCCCGCGACGACGGGTGCCGTCAGCGCGCGTAGCGTCTGCTCGTGGCGTGCGGACACCGGCGTCGGGATCCCCGGCAGCAGCGGTGCGGACACCTCGACGGGCGCGGCCGGGGTGTCACGCAGGACGCCCTGGCCCCCTTGGGAGAGCAGCGGCCCGGCCGACCGGCGCCGGGAGTCGGGGGCAGCCGCCCCCGCGCCCGGTGCCCTGGACGGCGTCACGTTGCTGCCCGTGCCACCCCTCGCCTCGGTCGTCTGGTCGACCGGCGCCGAACCGGTCACCCCGCCCAGCGCGATCGCCGCGAGCGACACCGCGCCGGCGGCGACGAACGCGAACCGCATGCTGCGGGACCGCTCCTCGCCCCGCCCGACGGCGTGCACCCGGAAGCCCTTCTCGGCGACGGAGGCGGAGAAGGCGACGGCATTGGCACTGGCGTTGACATCGGCGTCGGCCTGGACCCGCGCGGACCGGGCCGAAGCCCCGGCACCGGCCCTGGTACCGGCACGGTTCCGGGCACCGGCGTCCGCGCCGGCCCGGGACCGCGCGGACGGAGCCGAAGCCCCGCCAGCCGAACCGGCCGCACCCGCACCCGGCGAACGCCCCTCGCCCTCGGCAGCCCCGTTCACACCGGCCGCCGACGAGACACCCTCGCCCGCCCTCCCGTGCTCCTCCCCCGCCAGGTACCCGAACTCGAAGACGGACCCGGAGGCCCCGCCCCCGAGCACACCGGGCCCGGCGAGTGCCCCGGACTCCCCGAAGACACCGCCACCACCGGCTCCGCCGAAGCCCCCGGCGCCCCGGCCTCCGCCGAGCACTCCGGAGTCGCCGGACCCGGCGAGCGCGCCGGAGTCCCCGGCGCCGCCGAACCCGCCCGAGTTCCCGGCCCCGCCGAACCCGCCGGAGCCCCTGTTCCCGCCGAATCCACCGAGCCCCGCGAACCCCCGGGAGCCGAATCTGGAGCCGCGTTCACCGGGGAGCCCGCCCGGACCGAGCGGCCCGCTTCCCTCGGCCGTGTCGTCACCCCCGGGCAGCCCCTGAAGGCGGGCGAGGAAACTCGCGGAGGGGGCGGGCGGGGCGACCTCGGAGAAGACGCTCTTCAGCCGACGCTGCGCGTCGACCTCCGCCTTGCACTTGGAGCAGGTCGCGACGTGCGCGAGGACACGCTCGCGCGCGTCATGGCCCAGCTCCCCGTCCACCAGGGCGGAGAGCCGGTCACCGAGATGCTGTTCCGCGAGATGCCGTCCCGCGGGAGGTTTGGGCCTGGAGCCACCGAGTCCACTCACGCGGTCGCGCCCCCTCCTCCCAGCACGGGGACACGGGCCATGAACGTGCGCCGCCGCTCGGCCTCCCGCGCCTGGGGAGAGCGGTGTGCGAGGGCCTTGCGCAGCTGGGAGCGGCCCCGGTGGATCCGGGAGCGGACGGTGCCGAGCTTGACGCCGAGGGTCGCCGCGATCTCCTCGTAGGAGAGCCCTTCGATGTCGCACAGGACGACGGCCGCGCGGAACTCGGGCGCGAGGGTGTCCAGCGCCTGCTGGACGTCCGCGTCGAAGTGGGCGTCGTTGAAGAGCTGCTGGGGGGTCGGCTCCTTGCTGGCCAGGCGCTCCGCTGCGTCCTCGCCGAGGGAGTCGAAGCGGATGCGCTGCTTGCGGCGGACCATGTCGAGGAAGAGGTTGGTGGTGATGCGGTGCAGCCAGCCCTCGAACGTGCCGGGCGTGTAGGTCGACAGGGAGCGGAAGACGCGGACGAAGACTTCCTGCGTCAGGTCCTCGGCGTCGTGCTGGTTGCCCGTCAGGCGGTAGGCCAGGCGGTAGACGCGGCCGCTGTGCGTGCTGACGATCTCCTCCCACGTGGGCGGAGTCCACGCCTGCCCGTCCGCGTCGGTGGAGAAGGTCGCGGTCTGGGCGTAGTCGCCGGCGTGGCTGTGGTCAGCGGTGTCGTTCACGGATTTCGGCCTGCCCGCCGATCCGAGAAAGCGCCGGAGCACTCCTCCCCGATCCACAGACTGGGCCGCACCTCCCCTGTCGGCTCTGGTGGTGTCCAGTGGAGCCCCTACCATAGCCACCTCGCCCGTTAGCTCCGGATAAGCGGTTTTACCTGAATTTGATCTGGGCTGATACGGCTCATACGGCTGCGTCCGCCCGGCGCCGCCGCCCCGCCCGCCGTCGTGATCCAACTGTGTCCCCCCATCACCGTTCCCACCCCTTCAAACGCGCGGTCCCATCTGCGGGTTCCCGCCCGCAGCGGATACAGTCACGCCGAAGCACATCGTGGGGATGAGGAGAGGGTCATTACCGGCAACCGGCAGGCAAGCTGGGCGTTCGCCGACGCCTACGCCGCCGAGGACGACGCACTGCGCTGGGCCCGTGACCGGGCCCGTGAGGCAGGGCTGCGCTCGGTGTCGCCCAGCACGGGCGCCGCGCTGCGGTTGCTCGCCGCCACGGTCGACGCGAAGGCGGTCGCCGAGATCGGCACCGGCACCGGCGTCTCCGGTCTGCACCTCCTGCACGGCATGCGTCCCGACGGGGTCCTGACGACCGTCGACCCCGAGCCGGAGCACCAGCAGTTCGCGCGGCAGGCGTTTCGCGCGTGCGGGTTCGCCAGCAACCGGGCGCGGTTCATCCCCGGGCGCGCGCTGGACGTGCTGCCGCGGCTCGCCGACTCCGGCTACGACCTCGTGTTCTGCGACGGTGACCGGCTGGAGCTGCTCGACTATCTAGCTGAATCGTTGCGCCTGCTGCGGCCCGGCGGGCTGGTCGTCTTCGAGGGCGTCTTCGCCAACGGCCGCACCGTCGACTCCGGTCCCCAGCCGACGGAGGTGGCGCGCGTGCGCGAGCTGCTGCGCGCGGTGCGCGAGAGCACGGAGCTGGTGGTGTCGCTGCTGCCGGTGGGCGACGGGCTGCTGTGCGCGGTCAAGCGCTGAGCCGGCCGCGAAAACGACAGCCCCGGCACCGCGTGCGATGCCGGGGCTGCCGTAGGGGCACTGTCGCGTCAGCTGACGACCTTGTTGAGGGCCTCACCGAGCGCCAGGGCCTCGTCAGGGGTCAGCTCGACGACGAGCCGCCCGCCGCCTTCGAGGGGAACGCGCATGACGATGCCCCGCCCCTCTTTGGTCACCTCAAGCGGGCCGTCGCCCGTCCGCGGCTTCATGGCCGCCATGCTCGTTCCCCTTCCTGAAACCAGCTTCACCGTCAAAGCCGACGGCCCCTGGGAGGGCACGCGCGGTCCTGCGTGGGACACGCGACACCGGCATCGAACACATTGCTTCCAAGCCATTATCCCGCATCTCAGGACCCGATGACCAACTTCGGACGGCATCGCTTGCGCAACGCGCGCGAGCAAAACCACCCAATTCGGCGGTGTGGCTGCGATACTGCTCCGCCTCGTCGCGTTAGGCCGTCCGTGAACGGGCCCGCTTTCTTTGACGCAGGTCACACGTCCCGTCCGGTCCGTGGACCAAGATCTCCGCCATGCTGAGTCCGTAGCGACGTTCTGACACACGTTCTTGATGCGGAGGGGCACTCCATGGCCGACACGGTGCTGTACGAGGTGAGCGACGGGCTCGCGACGATCACCCTGAACCGTCCGGAGGCGATGAACGCGCTCGACGTCGCGACGAAGGTGGCCCTGCGGGAGGCCGCCGAGTCCGCCGCCGGTGACCCCGCGGTGCGCGCGATCCTGCTGACCGCCGCCGGGGAGCGGGCGTTCTGCGTCGGCCAGGACCTCAAGGAGCACATCGGGCTGCTGGCCGCGGGGTCGGACGCCGTGATGAGCACCGTCAGCGAGCACTACAACCCCATCGCTCGCGCGCTGACCGGGGCCGCGAAGCCGGTCGTGGCCGCCGTCAACGGGGTCGCGGCGGGCGCCGGGTTCGGGTTCGCCCTCGCCGCGGACTACCGGGTCGTCGCCGACACGGCGTCCTTCAACACGTCGTTCGCCGGGGTCGCGCTCACCGCGGACTCCGGGATCTCCTGGACGCTCCCGCGCGTGGTGGGGCCGTCCCGGGCGACCGACCTGCTTCTCTTCCCGCGCAGCATCAGCGCGCGGGACGCGCTGGAGCTGGGTATCGCCAACCGGGTCGTCCCGGCCGCCGAGCTGCGCGAGGAGGCCCTGAAGGTGGCCCGCTCCCTCGCCGAGGGGCCGACCGTCGCGTACGCGGCGCTCAAGGAGTCGGTCGCCTTCGGGTTGACGCACTCGTTGACGGAGACGCTGGACAAGGAGGACGAGCTTCAGACCCGCGCGGGCGCGGCGGAGGACCACCGGATCGCGGTGACGGCGTTCGTCAACAAGGAGAAGCCGAAGTACGTGGGGCGTTAGCCGCGCGCGCCGCAGTCCGCGAGGTGGTCGTCGACCAGTCCGCACGCCTGCATCAGCGCGTACGCCGTCGTGGGGCCGACGAACCTGAGGCCCCGTTTCTTCAGCGCCTTGGCCAGGGCCTTCGACTCGTCGGTGACGGCGGGGACGTCGGCCAGGGCCTTCGGGGTC encodes:
- a CDS encoding magnesium transporter MgtE N-terminal domain-containing protein; this translates as MAAGAPRIFVSHLSGIAVFDPNGDQVGRVRDLVVMLRPARRAPRLLGLVVELSTRRRIFLPMTRVTGVQSGQVLTTGVLNVRRFEQRPTERLVFGELLDRRVTLAESGEEATVLDLSVQQLPSRREWEVDRVFLRKGRRASAFRRAKGEAVTVEWAAVDGISLEEEGQGAENLLATFEQLRPADLANVLHHLSAKRRGEVAAALDDDRLADVLEELPEDDQIEILGKLKEERAADVLEAMDPDDAADLLAELPEADQERLLSLMEPDDAADMRRLLTYEEHTAGGLMTTEPIILRPDATVADALARIREPDLSPALAAQIYVCRPPDETPTGKYLGTVHFQRLLRDPPYTLVGSIIDDDLRPLDPDAALPEVAGFFATYDMVAAPVVDESGSLLGAVTVDDVLDHMLPQDWRETEFHFGEETVTDGV
- a CDS encoding S1C family serine protease, with product MRAGQTDETDGDFELARPEEARPEEGGTHHEPSRPESQEEPTVSLMKEEPGPTRTPATPETPARPLAGEAPDTPAAPAQSLAGQAPAAHAASAQPSAGEAPGALAAPAQALAGQAPAAHAASARPSAGEAPGVLAAPAQALAGQAPDVHSPVLAQPSAGEAPGVPAAPAQALAGQAPDVHSPVLAQPSAEEAPGALAAPAQALAGEAPAAHAPALARPSAEEAPGVPAAPAQALAGEAPAVPVASARPSAGEAPDVHAPALAQPSAEEAPGVPAAPAQALAGEAPAVPVASARPSAGEAPAAHAPALAQPSAEEAPGVPAAPVQPPAAGAAPDTPAPQPPLTRLPEPSALDQPHAHASTPAPDHPSPSPHTPSHIPDPSPHPLHTADAYSTPPYGHPGPWAPAPPVQHPGATSGGDPWARYDPWAASPLQQTGGSVPSEAQRKRERRKGLIAGALLLALVSGGLGGIVGVQLERNGIGGIELPQAPPAPSGRDADSVAGIAARALPSVVTLHVKGGGESGTGTGFVLDDRGYILTNNHVVKPAGSGGEITVVFNGGQAVEGEIVGRDAGYDLAVVKVRGVRNLTPLPLGNSDGVQVGDPVVAIGAPFDLSGTVTSGIISAKERPITAGGDGSDVSYVDALQTDAPINPGNSGGPLLDARGQVIGINSAIRSAGGTDEGTGQAGSVGLGFAIPVNQGKRIAEELIANGKATHPVIGITLDLAYEGEGARVRTDSGEAGPPVSVGGPGDLAGIEPGDVITEVDGKPVASSDELIVKVRAHRPGDKLELTVVRKGKPMTLSLVLGTAGG
- a CDS encoding DUF1003 domain-containing protein, translating into MASDTTGRKRAGATPEAKNRVRVRLDQPKSPRRRLVPEWDPEAFGRLSERIARFLGTGRFIVWMTVVIVAWVLWNIFAPAGLRFDNYPFIFLTLMLSLQASYAAPLILLAQNRQDDRDRVNLEQDRKQNERSIADTEYLTREIAALRIGLGEVATRDWIRSELQDLVKELEERRDGHVVFPAERSSLRDVDDR
- a CDS encoding Mrp/NBP35 family ATP-binding protein, whose amino-acid sequence is MASEDAVREALATVNDPEINRPITELGMVKSVEIGADGVVAVAVYLTVSGCPMRDTITQRVTDAVAALDGVSRVDVTLDVMSDEQRKELANALRGGQAEREVPFAKPGSLTRVYAVASGKGGVGKSSVTVNLAAAMAADGLKVGVVDADIYGHSVPRMLGADGLPTQVENMIMPPSANGVKVISIGMFTPGNTPVVWRGPMLHRALQQFLSDVYWGDLDVLLLDLPPGTGDIAISVAQLVPNAEILVVTTPQQAAAEVAERAGSIAVQTHQKIVGVVENMSGLPCPHCGEMLDVFGTGGGQLVADGLTRTTGATVPVLGSIPIDVRLREGGDDGRPVVLTDPESPAGAALRGIAGKLGGRQRGLSGLSLGITPKNKF
- a CDS encoding sec-independent translocase, translated to MFNDIGPLELVTLAVLAVLIFGPDKLPKVIQDVSRTIRKIREFSESAKQDIRTELGPEFKDFEFEDLNPKTFIRKQLENDDLGLKEIRNGFDLKKEMAEVADAVHTTAESAATPLPPGKVDMTKPDTTPDAPRTDLTKKPTDDGRPPFDYDAT